One window from the genome of Aeromonas sp. FDAARGOS 1405 encodes:
- the cadC gene encoding lysine decarboxylation/transport transcriptional activator CadC — MSESVFEIHDWTLSVDDNMLCRPDREVYLEPRLVNLLRFLAHNAGTVFGRDALINEVWDGAEVTDQVVTQSIFELRKILKDGRTDATDYIVTVPKRGYKLVAPVRPLQVVSVVMADEQPVPAVNTALSDNSTLSDLSPPAAEQDDDAQPNVAPFPAGPLTRAISTHAKDARSRWKMVSFDIFVAIVLIAIVSMLSYQHTSPQVHAMLDPNLLVFRFHSGMDDNNENVRLADGITRALMGEVAVAAPLRVQYGATTLMGGIMPGKELSVRVTRQPRGTYLDLEYRNINTNRVLFSHQYQLSRHSVHGVLQASSQDLLRALDQPDAEPGMGWPTDDASLMAMMEAQYYINSRDPVALKRGIDLLEQALIAHPDQPLLLAERYLAGEALATLAGKSESERLQGIGTHLASVVQNSGALPARVWEALTLQAILNGQQQQANYLLEKAASRGRSVLYYILQGKLAELDGRPEAAGDAYSQAFLMEATEQTYLLCQQLGFYSNMESLTPALFNALGQSKVKLF, encoded by the coding sequence ATGAGCGAATCGGTTTTTGAGATCCACGACTGGACCCTGAGCGTTGACGACAACATGTTGTGTCGCCCCGACCGCGAGGTCTACCTCGAACCCAGACTGGTCAATCTGTTGCGGTTTCTGGCCCACAATGCCGGCACCGTGTTTGGCCGCGATGCCCTGATCAACGAGGTGTGGGATGGCGCCGAGGTGACCGATCAGGTAGTGACCCAGTCCATCTTCGAACTGCGCAAGATCCTCAAAGATGGTCGCACCGATGCGACCGACTATATCGTCACCGTACCCAAGCGCGGCTACAAGCTGGTGGCACCGGTGCGGCCGCTGCAGGTGGTTTCCGTGGTGATGGCGGACGAGCAACCCGTGCCCGCAGTCAATACCGCTCTCTCCGACAACTCGACGCTCTCCGATCTGAGCCCACCCGCGGCTGAGCAGGATGATGATGCACAGCCCAATGTCGCCCCTTTTCCCGCCGGGCCCCTGACCCGCGCCATCTCCACCCATGCCAAGGATGCCCGCAGCCGCTGGAAGATGGTGAGTTTCGATATCTTCGTTGCCATCGTGCTGATCGCCATTGTCAGCATGCTCAGCTACCAGCACACCAGCCCCCAGGTACACGCCATGCTGGATCCCAACCTGCTGGTGTTCCGCTTTCACTCCGGCATGGATGACAACAACGAGAACGTGCGCCTCGCCGATGGCATTACCCGCGCCCTGATGGGGGAAGTGGCCGTGGCTGCGCCGCTGCGGGTGCAGTACGGCGCCACCACTCTGATGGGGGGCATCATGCCCGGCAAGGAGCTGAGTGTGCGGGTCACCCGCCAGCCCCGTGGCACCTATCTCGATCTGGAGTATCGCAATATCAATACCAACCGGGTGCTGTTCAGCCATCAGTACCAGCTCAGTCGCCACAGTGTGCACGGCGTGTTGCAGGCCAGCAGCCAGGATCTGCTGCGTGCCCTCGACCAGCCCGATGCCGAGCCGGGGATGGGCTGGCCGACCGATGATGCCTCCCTGATGGCGATGATGGAGGCGCAGTACTACATCAACAGCCGGGATCCGGTCGCCCTCAAGCGCGGCATCGATCTGCTGGAGCAGGCGCTGATTGCCCATCCGGATCAGCCGCTGCTGCTGGCGGAGCGCTATCTGGCGGGCGAGGCGCTGGCCACCCTGGCGGGCAAATCCGAGAGCGAGCGGCTGCAGGGGATTGGCACTCATCTCGCCAGCGTGGTGCAAAACAGCGGCGCCCTGCCAGCCCGGGTGTGGGAGGCGTTGACCCTGCAGGCGATCCTCAATGGCCAGCAACAGCAGGCCAACTATCTGCTGGAGAAGGCGGCGAGTCGCGGCCGCTCGGTGCTCTATTACATACTGCAGGGCAAGCTGGCGGAGCTGGACGGTCGCCCCGAGGCGGCGGGTGATGCCTACAGTCAGGCCTTCCTGATGGAGGCGACCGAGCAGACCTATCTGCTCTGCCAGCAGCTCGGTTTCTACAGCAATATGGAGAGCCTCACCCCGGCTCTGTTCAATGCGCTGGGCCAGAGCAAGGTGAAGCTCTTCTAA
- a CDS encoding MATE family efflux transporter has protein sequence MSAYLTLRQRAMTRRFWAYALPSILAMLVSGAYYLIDGIFVGHYVGAAGLAGINLVYPVIMVLIGLAAMISMGAATAISFQQGAKNDTLARQALVNALWLLAGLGVVAPGLLYYTHTDILLGLGIEQGTETWKQASDYLTWIGGGTLLLASNLAVPYLLRNDGRPKLAMVLVSSGAVLNIILNYIMVGRLGLGLIGTAQATLMAEGAVSLIGLGYFFTPWARLRLSWRDLVPNLPAMPHLLFTGLPSLIAQFNLGLLLMLHNSQLMVYGNVKDLAGFTVAGYTEAVFIVILQGLAFGIQPLISKAAGAKRHRNLKYLMEMGLKFTFIYGMLVWLTIQLLPGQVAMLYTGDKDPELLAAAISSLTLNLGAIPLEGIIMFGIVLLQSMARTRQALVISIAKTVLLLPLIFLLPQLWGRDGVLMAQPATVLLLTLPLCWLLWREWLRLKMACAPKAKQRPQPARARAAVQLAR, from the coding sequence ATGTCTGCCTATTTAACACTGCGGCAACGGGCCATGACCCGTCGCTTCTGGGCTTACGCCCTCCCCTCCATTCTTGCCATGCTGGTCTCGGGGGCCTACTACCTCATCGACGGCATCTTCGTCGGCCACTATGTCGGCGCCGCTGGCCTCGCCGGGATCAACCTGGTCTATCCGGTCATCATGGTGCTGATCGGCCTGGCCGCCATGATCAGCATGGGGGCGGCCACCGCCATCTCCTTCCAGCAGGGGGCGAAAAACGACACGCTGGCCCGTCAGGCGCTGGTCAACGCCCTCTGGCTGCTGGCCGGTCTCGGGGTAGTTGCGCCGGGGCTGCTCTATTACACCCACACCGATATCCTGCTGGGGCTGGGAATTGAACAGGGCACCGAGACCTGGAAACAGGCGAGTGACTACCTCACCTGGATTGGCGGCGGTACCCTGCTGCTGGCCAGTAATCTGGCGGTGCCCTATCTGCTGCGCAACGATGGCCGCCCGAAACTGGCCATGGTGCTGGTGAGCAGCGGCGCCGTGCTCAACATCATCCTCAACTACATCATGGTGGGTCGGCTGGGGCTGGGATTGATCGGTACCGCGCAAGCCACCCTGATGGCAGAGGGTGCGGTGAGCCTGATCGGCCTTGGCTACTTCTTTACCCCTTGGGCGCGGCTGCGCCTCAGCTGGCGGGATCTGGTGCCCAACCTCCCCGCCATGCCGCACCTGCTCTTTACCGGTCTGCCGAGCCTGATTGCCCAGTTCAACCTCGGCCTGCTCTTGATGCTGCACAACAGCCAGCTGATGGTGTATGGCAATGTGAAGGATCTGGCGGGTTTTACCGTGGCCGGTTACACCGAGGCGGTCTTTATCGTCATTCTGCAGGGGCTCGCCTTCGGCATTCAACCGCTCATCAGCAAGGCGGCAGGGGCCAAGCGCCATCGCAACCTCAAGTACCTGATGGAGATGGGGCTCAAGTTCACCTTTATTTACGGCATGCTGGTGTGGCTCACCATCCAGCTGCTGCCGGGACAGGTCGCCATGCTCTATACCGGCGACAAGGATCCCGAACTGCTGGCCGCCGCCATCAGCAGCCTGACCCTCAACCTCGGCGCCATTCCGCTGGAGGGGATCATCATGTTCGGCATAGTGCTGCTGCAATCCATGGCGCGTACCCGTCAGGCGCTGGTCATCTCCATCGCCAAAACCGTGTTGCTGCTGCCGCTCATCTTCCTGCTGCCGCAACTGTGGGGTCGTGATGGCGTGCTGATGGCCCAGCCCGCGACCGTGCTGCTGCTCACCCTGCCACTCTGCTGGCTGCTGTGGCGCGAGTGGCTGCGCCTGAAGATGGCCTGTGCGCCAAAAGCCAAACAGCGCCCGCAACCGGCCCGCGCACGAGCCGCCGTCCAGCTGGCCCGTTAA
- a CDS encoding MBL fold metallo-hydrolase has translation MKSTYLAALLVGLLASGASQAAESSFISNHDHAPASATQARPDIFRVSLLGTGTPVPRISRGGYSTLIEAGNQKLVFDFGRNSATRLWQLHIPIGRVNAFFLTHFHSDHTNGLADLWLTGWLQPAYGQRHAPMELYGPKGTDALAHGLQQAYATDIATRVKDEGTPLDGVKINSHEVTAGVVYDRDGVKVTAFDNDHGVNIKPSFGYRIDYHGHSVVLSGDTRYSPQVVKEAKGADLLVHCVSMTSAEQMKANPGYKAIAGHLASPEQAARVLNEAKPALTVFSHIGLNGKITVKDLAQDLRARYTGPFVIGNDLMQIDLPTTPSGKGYALWQAENIDNAQS, from the coding sequence ATGAAAAGCACCTATCTGGCCGCATTACTGGTCGGTCTGCTGGCCAGCGGCGCCAGTCAGGCCGCCGAGAGCAGCTTTATCAGCAACCACGACCATGCACCTGCCTCAGCAACTCAAGCCCGGCCCGATATCTTTCGGGTCAGCCTGCTCGGCACCGGCACTCCGGTACCCCGGATCAGCCGGGGCGGTTACAGCACCCTCATCGAGGCGGGCAACCAGAAGCTGGTGTTCGATTTTGGCCGCAACTCCGCCACTCGCCTGTGGCAGCTGCACATCCCCATCGGCCGGGTCAACGCCTTCTTCCTCACCCACTTTCACTCCGACCACACCAACGGGCTGGCGGATCTCTGGCTGACCGGCTGGCTGCAACCGGCCTATGGCCAGCGCCACGCGCCGATGGAGCTTTACGGCCCCAAGGGCACCGATGCCCTGGCTCACGGCCTGCAGCAGGCCTACGCCACCGATATCGCTACCCGGGTCAAGGATGAGGGGACGCCGCTGGACGGGGTGAAGATCAACAGCCACGAGGTAACAGCAGGGGTGGTCTATGACCGGGATGGGGTCAAGGTGACCGCCTTTGACAACGACCACGGGGTCAACATCAAGCCTTCGTTTGGCTATCGCATCGACTACCACGGCCACAGCGTGGTGCTCTCCGGCGATACCCGCTACAGCCCGCAGGTGGTGAAAGAGGCCAAGGGAGCCGATCTGCTGGTGCACTGCGTCTCCATGACCTCTGCCGAGCAGATGAAGGCCAACCCGGGCTACAAGGCGATAGCCGGTCACCTCGCCTCCCCCGAGCAGGCCGCCCGCGTTCTGAATGAGGCCAAACCGGCGCTGACCGTATTCAGCCACATCGGGCTCAACGGCAAGATCACGGTGAAAGATCTGGCGCAGGATCTGCGCGCCCGCTACACAGGCCCCTTCGTCATCGGCAATGACCTGATGCAGATTGACCTGCCCACCACGCCGTCCGGCAAGGGCTATGCCCTCTGGCAGGCGGAGAATATCGACAATGCCCAATCCTGA
- the yjeH gene encoding L-methionine/branched-chain amino acid transporter, with protein sequence MSGLKKDLGLWQGMGLLATSLLGTGIFVVPATAASLAGGASLWAWLLLIALVLPIAFTFARLGRRYPHAGGAPHLIGLAFGNGAERFSAFLFLAVLPVGLPAALMIAAGFWHALFEMGEWTLWAIQLLTLLGVFLLGLRGARSSGNLQLLIALAILGLTLLIWFKGEVSWRDAARPLPSADEWPPMATALAVMFWCFVGLEAFAHMGEEFKRPERDYPIALLGGVLLAGLIYWIHSLVVLKYGLYGDEAKNATAIPSLLALLFGPTAKWLVAVLGYLSCFASINIYIQGFARLIWSMAREGKLPPSLAVLTARGAPLRALGLVLAICLLCITLIIWLRLPLDELIRYANGNFVLVYLLCMAAGWRLLGGVGKGLAGVSVLLCALVLVALATQVLYAVALSLGYGGFSLWRRHLRRSRQQDALPVAK encoded by the coding sequence ATGTCTGGGTTGAAAAAGGATCTCGGGCTCTGGCAGGGGATGGGGCTGCTCGCCACCTCGCTGCTTGGCACCGGGATCTTCGTGGTACCGGCGACCGCCGCCTCGCTGGCGGGCGGGGCCTCGCTCTGGGCCTGGTTGCTGCTGATTGCGCTGGTGCTGCCCATCGCCTTTACCTTCGCTCGCCTCGGCCGTCGCTATCCCCATGCGGGCGGCGCGCCGCACCTGATTGGCCTAGCCTTTGGCAACGGCGCCGAGCGCTTCTCCGCCTTCCTCTTTCTGGCGGTGCTGCCGGTGGGGCTGCCTGCCGCCCTGATGATTGCCGCCGGCTTCTGGCACGCCCTGTTCGAGATGGGGGAGTGGACCCTCTGGGCCATCCAGCTGCTGACCCTGCTCGGGGTCTTTCTGCTGGGGCTGCGTGGGGCGCGATCTTCCGGCAACCTGCAACTGCTGATTGCGCTCGCCATTTTGGGGCTGACCCTGCTTATCTGGTTCAAGGGGGAGGTGAGCTGGCGCGATGCAGCCCGGCCATTGCCTAGCGCGGACGAGTGGCCCCCTATGGCCACCGCGCTGGCGGTGATGTTCTGGTGTTTTGTCGGGCTGGAAGCCTTCGCCCATATGGGGGAGGAGTTCAAGCGGCCGGAGCGGGACTACCCCATCGCTCTGCTCGGCGGGGTGCTGCTGGCGGGGCTTATCTACTGGATCCACTCGCTGGTGGTGCTCAAATATGGCCTCTACGGCGATGAGGCGAAAAACGCCACCGCCATCCCCTCCCTGCTGGCGCTGCTGTTTGGCCCCACCGCCAAGTGGCTGGTGGCGGTGCTCGGTTATCTCTCCTGCTTTGCCAGCATCAATATCTACATTCAGGGCTTTGCCCGGCTGATCTGGAGCATGGCGCGGGAAGGCAAGCTGCCCCCCTCGCTGGCCGTACTCACCGCGCGCGGCGCGCCGCTGCGGGCACTCGGTCTGGTGCTCGCTATCTGTCTGCTCTGCATCACCCTGATCATCTGGCTGCGACTGCCGCTCGATGAGCTGATCCGCTACGCCAACGGCAACTTCGTGCTGGTCTACCTGCTCTGCATGGCGGCGGGCTGGCGTCTGCTTGGCGGTGTGGGCAAGGGGCTGGCGGGGGTGAGCGTGCTGCTCTGTGCTCTGGTGCTGGTGGCGCTCGCCACTCAGGTGCTCTATGCGGTGGCGCTGAGTCTTGGCTACGGCGGCTTCTCGTTGTGGCGGCGTCATCTGCGCCGCAGTCGTCAGCAGGATGCGCTCCCGGTAGCGAAGTAA
- a CDS encoding HAAAP family serine/threonine permease codes for MSDMNIAADGRLASNTSRGVNKADVVWMLGLYGTAIGAGVLFLPINAGVGGLWPLVAMLILALPLTFFAHRGLTRFVLSGSTRDGDITEVVEEHFGKTAGKFITLLYFFAIYPIVLMYSVAITNTVESVIVHQLGMSAPPRAVLSLALILGLMAVVRLGGQVIVKAMSVLVFPFVLTLMGLAFYLIPHWNGAIITEAPALSDAFNGDFIKTLWLAIPVMVFSFNHSPIISSFAVDNKGRYGEGAEKKCSNILLGAHVMMVMTVMFFVFSCVLSLSPADLAAAKEQNISILSYLANHFDNPVIGTVAPLIAMVAISKSFLGHYLGAQEGMNGLMAKALREKGKNVDTKQLNKVTAVFMILTTWAIATINPSILGMIEDLGGPIIAMLLFLMPMYAITKVPAMRKYAGNISNGFVTIIGLIAMSGIIYKLIA; via the coding sequence ATGTCTGACATGAATATTGCAGCTGATGGTCGTTTAGCCAGCAACACCTCCCGCGGCGTCAACAAGGCCGATGTGGTCTGGATGCTGGGTCTGTACGGTACCGCGATCGGTGCCGGTGTGCTCTTCCTGCCAATCAACGCCGGTGTAGGTGGCCTGTGGCCGCTGGTTGCCATGTTGATCCTGGCGCTGCCGCTGACTTTCTTTGCTCACCGTGGTCTGACCCGCTTCGTGCTGTCCGGCTCTACCCGTGATGGCGACATCACTGAAGTAGTAGAAGAGCACTTCGGCAAGACCGCAGGCAAATTCATCACCCTGCTCTACTTCTTTGCCATCTACCCGATCGTACTGATGTATTCAGTCGCCATCACCAACACCGTCGAGAGCGTGATTGTTCACCAGCTGGGCATGTCTGCACCTCCCCGTGCCGTTCTGTCACTGGCTCTGATCCTCGGTCTGATGGCGGTTGTTCGTCTGGGCGGCCAGGTTATCGTCAAAGCGATGAGTGTGCTGGTATTCCCGTTCGTGCTTACCCTGATGGGTCTGGCGTTCTACCTGATCCCGCACTGGAACGGTGCCATCATCACTGAAGCTCCGGCCCTGTCCGACGCCTTCAACGGTGACTTCATCAAAACCCTGTGGCTGGCTATCCCGGTAATGGTGTTCTCCTTCAACCACTCCCCGATCATCTCCTCCTTCGCGGTGGACAACAAAGGTCGTTACGGTGAAGGTGCCGAGAAGAAGTGCAGCAACATCCTGCTGGGCGCCCACGTCATGATGGTGATGACCGTTATGTTCTTCGTATTCAGCTGCGTACTGAGCCTCTCCCCGGCTGACCTGGCTGCAGCCAAAGAACAGAACATCTCCATCCTGTCCTACCTGGCCAACCACTTCGATAACCCGGTTATCGGTACTGTGGCTCCGCTGATCGCCATGGTTGCCATCAGCAAATCCTTCCTGGGTCACTACCTGGGTGCGCAAGAAGGCATGAACGGCCTGATGGCCAAGGCGCTGCGCGAGAAGGGCAAGAACGTTGACACCAAGCAGCTGAACAAAGTCACTGCCGTGTTCATGATCCTGACCACCTGGGCCATCGCCACCATCAACCCGAGCATCCTCGGCATGATTGAAGACCTGGGCGGCCCGATCATCGCAATGCTGCTGTTCCTGATGCCGATGTACGCCATCACCAAGGTTCCGGCCATGCGCAAATACGCTGGCAACATCAGCAACGGCTTCGTGACCATCATCGGCCTGATCGCCATGTCCGGTATCATCTACAAGCTGATTGCCTGA
- a CDS encoding LysR family transcriptional regulator — MDRLTSMRIFTRVVDLGSYSAVASEEGISAQMVGKHVLGLEQWLGGKLFHKTTRQQTLTELGQLFLARCQRVLEELALTESLTQNLLAEPAGRLRIAAPLSFGHHRLVPLLPAFLDRYPKLDLDLQLTPRWVDLVEEGFDAAIRTLRPQDEALIARPLLTQHYRLCAAPDYLNHHGVPRHPADLAHHQCLHGNWGEHERWQFVGEDGQSEEVRVASRLRINHWPALLTAALSGAGITLQPAEQVREHIAAGRLLPLLGRYQSPAKNLYFIYPAARRQVLKITLLGDFLAESLQAESEPE; from the coding sequence GTGGACCGATTGACCAGCATGCGTATCTTCACCCGGGTGGTGGATCTCGGCTCCTACAGCGCGGTGGCGAGCGAAGAGGGGATCAGCGCCCAGATGGTGGGTAAGCATGTGTTGGGGCTGGAGCAGTGGCTGGGGGGCAAGCTGTTTCACAAGACCACCCGCCAGCAGACCCTGACCGAGCTGGGCCAGCTCTTTCTCGCTCGCTGCCAGCGGGTGCTGGAGGAGCTGGCACTGACCGAGTCGCTCACCCAGAACCTGCTGGCCGAGCCGGCCGGACGGCTGCGCATCGCCGCTCCCCTCAGCTTTGGCCACCACCGGCTGGTGCCGCTGCTGCCCGCTTTTCTCGACCGCTACCCCAAGCTGGATCTGGATCTGCAGCTCACCCCCCGCTGGGTCGATCTGGTGGAGGAGGGGTTCGATGCCGCCATCCGTACCCTGCGCCCGCAGGATGAGGCGCTGATTGCCCGTCCGCTGCTGACCCAGCACTACCGCCTCTGCGCGGCCCCCGACTACCTCAATCACCACGGCGTGCCCCGTCATCCGGCCGATCTCGCTCACCACCAGTGCCTGCACGGCAACTGGGGCGAGCACGAGCGTTGGCAGTTTGTCGGGGAGGATGGCCAGAGCGAGGAGGTGCGGGTCGCCTCGCGCCTGCGCATCAATCACTGGCCAGCCTTGTTGACGGCTGCGCTCTCGGGGGCTGGCATCACCTTGCAGCCAGCCGAACAGGTGCGTGAGCATATCGCTGCGGGGCGTTTGCTGCCGCTGCTTGGTCGCTATCAGAGCCCGGCCAAGAACCTCTACTTCATCTATCCGGCGGCGCGGCGGCAGGTGCTCAAAATCACCCTGCTGGGGGATTTTCTGGCCGAATCCCTGCAAGCTGAGTCCGAGCCTGAATAA
- a CDS encoding LysR family transcriptional regulator, with the protein MTITRTDLAELAVFAAVARHRSFSKAALELGVSASALSHSLKGLEARLGVRLLNRSTRAVVPTEAGQRLLKQLLPTLNTLEEALCELARNSDEPVGRLKLCAPRGAIDSLLAPVLIDYLARYPRMQVEVVEQELMPRLIEDGYDAALFYGDLLPKEMIGIPLGPPQRYLVVGSPAYLAEHGTPEHPSELSRHACIGYRLTPHHHYRWAFAADGTMLEIEVTGPLTTSTPALYLGAAEAGLGLAYCLEEEVSQKVAEGKLLTVLEPWCPTFAGFYLFYPSRHQLGSGLRILIDMLKAHYQNPGLVSNTQQFIK; encoded by the coding sequence ATGACCATTACCCGTACCGATCTCGCCGAACTGGCGGTGTTTGCCGCCGTCGCCCGTCACCGCAGTTTCAGCAAGGCCGCCCTCGAACTCGGGGTCTCCGCCTCCGCCCTCAGCCATAGCCTGAAGGGGCTGGAAGCCCGTCTGGGGGTGCGGCTGCTCAACCGCAGTACCCGAGCCGTGGTGCCGACCGAAGCGGGCCAGCGGCTGCTCAAGCAGCTGCTCCCCACCCTCAATACCCTGGAAGAGGCGCTTTGCGAGCTGGCCCGCAACAGCGACGAGCCGGTAGGGCGACTCAAGCTCTGCGCTCCGCGCGGCGCCATCGACAGCCTGCTGGCACCTGTGCTGATCGACTATCTGGCCCGCTATCCGCGGATGCAGGTGGAGGTGGTGGAGCAGGAGCTGATGCCCCGGCTGATTGAAGATGGTTACGATGCCGCGCTCTTTTATGGCGATCTGCTGCCCAAGGAGATGATCGGCATCCCCCTCGGCCCGCCCCAGCGTTATCTGGTGGTGGGCTCCCCGGCCTATCTGGCGGAGCACGGTACACCGGAGCACCCGAGCGAGCTGAGCCGCCACGCCTGCATCGGCTATCGTCTCACTCCGCACCATCACTATCGCTGGGCCTTTGCCGCCGATGGCACCATGCTGGAGATCGAAGTGACCGGGCCGCTCACCACCAGCACCCCTGCCCTCTATCTGGGCGCTGCCGAGGCGGGGTTGGGGCTCGCCTACTGTCTGGAAGAGGAGGTGAGCCAAAAGGTCGCGGAGGGGAAACTGCTCACCGTGCTGGAGCCCTGGTGCCCCACCTTTGCCGGCTTCTACCTCTTCTATCCCAGTCGGCATCAGCTGGGCAGCGGGCTGCGCATCCTGATCGACATGCTCAAGGCGCACTACCAAAACCCCGGATTAGTGAGTAATACTCAGCAATTCATCAAGTGA
- the cadB gene encoding cadaverine/lysine antiporter, producing the protein MSLDTSKKIGLIACTGVVAGNMMGSGIALLPSALATIGSISVFSWAICLVGAMGLAFVFARLATKNPQEGGPIAYAGEISPVFGFQTGVLYYHANWIGNLAIAITGVSYLSVFFPILNSPIPAAAATIAAVWIFTFVNLLGGSWVSRLCTLGLVLILLPVVGTAVMGWGHFDATVYSQNWNTTSGSDLHAVISAVLICLWSFVGVESAAVSSGMVKNPKRTVPLATMLGTGIAGVIYILSTQVISGMFPAGEVAASGAPFAMASSAIFGSWSAPFVSAFTALACFTSLGSWMMLVGEAGKRAANDGNFPKIYGEVDKNGVAKKGLILGSLKMTALMVGLTAFTSQSAHAADLFNVLTTDAVLLTMLPYFYSSINLIRFEGMTSRSIGAMIFSGVACVFCLVALMGAKGSNLTATFVVSLIILMFYAKKQGLRQHDALLNEQPSN; encoded by the coding sequence ATGTCCCTAGATACGAGCAAGAAGATTGGCCTTATCGCCTGTACAGGTGTGGTGGCCGGCAACATGATGGGGAGTGGCATCGCGCTGCTGCCTTCGGCACTGGCCACCATCGGATCCATCTCTGTCTTTAGCTGGGCAATCTGTCTGGTAGGCGCCATGGGCCTCGCCTTCGTCTTCGCCCGCCTTGCTACCAAGAACCCGCAAGAGGGTGGCCCCATTGCTTACGCTGGCGAGATCTCTCCGGTGTTCGGTTTCCAGACCGGTGTGCTTTATTACCACGCCAACTGGATCGGTAACCTGGCCATCGCCATTACCGGCGTCTCCTACCTCTCGGTCTTCTTCCCCATTCTCAACAGCCCAATTCCGGCCGCCGCAGCCACTATCGCTGCCGTCTGGATCTTCACCTTCGTCAACCTGCTTGGCGGTAGCTGGGTGAGCCGACTCTGTACCCTGGGTCTGGTGCTGATCCTGCTGCCGGTTGTCGGTACTGCGGTGATGGGCTGGGGTCATTTTGATGCCACCGTCTACAGCCAGAACTGGAATACTACCAGCGGCAGCGACCTGCATGCGGTCATCAGCGCCGTGCTGATCTGCCTCTGGTCCTTCGTCGGTGTTGAATCTGCCGCCGTCTCTTCCGGCATGGTGAAGAACCCCAAGCGCACCGTACCGCTCGCTACCATGCTGGGTACCGGTATCGCCGGTGTTATCTACATCCTCTCTACCCAGGTGATCAGCGGCATGTTCCCGGCCGGTGAAGTGGCTGCCTCCGGCGCCCCGTTTGCCATGGCCTCTTCCGCCATCTTCGGTAGCTGGTCTGCGCCGTTTGTTTCTGCCTTCACCGCTTTGGCCTGCTTCACCTCGCTCGGTTCCTGGATGATGCTGGTAGGCGAGGCGGGCAAGCGTGCCGCCAACGACGGCAACTTCCCGAAAATCTATGGCGAAGTGGACAAGAACGGCGTAGCCAAGAAGGGTCTGATCCTGGGCTCCCTCAAGATGACTGCCCTGATGGTTGGCCTGACCGCCTTCACATCCCAATCCGCTCACGCTGCCGATCTCTTCAACGTGCTGACCACAGATGCGGTGCTGCTGACCATGCTGCCCTACTTCTACTCCAGCATTAACCTGATCCGCTTCGAGGGCATGACCTCCCGCAGCATCGGCGCGATGATCTTCTCCGGTGTGGCCTGCGTCTTCTGTCTGGTAGCCCTGATGGGTGCCAAGGGTTCCAACCTCACCGCTACCTTCGTGGTGTCGCTCATCATCCTGATGTTCTACGCCAAAAAACAGGGTCTGCGTCAGCACGACGCCCTGCTGAACGAACAACCCAGCAACTGA